The Sesamum indicum cultivar Zhongzhi No. 13 linkage group LG6, S_indicum_v1.0, whole genome shotgun sequence genome has a segment encoding these proteins:
- the LOC105163541 gene encoding uncharacterized protein LOC105163541, with product MGRGRAKGKNLSVTNQDDPGSGEEEKIPAQKRRGRPQKPLKDEIDDDEAQRIEDDDSEEATGAPNKDLKNRTVTQNGKKRKRNGQVKEKVDVVIEENGNETKPSTEELKKSNGFRPNGNRRKNKPRRAAEAVVECN from the coding sequence ATGGGGCGGGGTCGAGCCAAGGGAAAGAATCTTTCTGTGACTAATCAAGACGATCCTGGGAGTGGTGAGGAAGAAAAAATTCCTGCTCAGAAGAGAAGGGGAAGACCGCAGAAACCACTTAAAGATGAAATTGATGACGATGAAGCTCAAAGAATAGAAGATGACGACAGTGAGGAAGCAACTGGTGCACCAAACAAAGACTTGAAAAATAGAACTGTGACACAGAAtgggaaaaagagaaaaaggaacgGTCAAGTGAAGGAGAAAGTTGATGTAGTGATAGAGGAAAATGGAAATGAAACAAAACCAAGCACCGAGGAactgaaaaaatcaaatggttTTCGTCCAAATGGGAACAGGCGTAAGAACAAGCCCCGTCGGGCTGCTGAGGCAGTTGTTGAGTGCAACTGA
- the LOC105163543 gene encoding linoleate 13S-lipoxygenase 2-1, chloroplastic-like has product MLKHSFHNSHSTPQTLVPTHKPFLCGGGNAAAPFAVAQKYSVSTEKLKKIRLRRTATSNGVKAALTATEKATDVKAVVTVLRTVGGVLTHLGWDRGLDDITDLLGKTLLIELVAAELDPKSGQEKPTVTGYARRTGSDENEIYYETSFEIPEDFGMIGAVLVENEHRKEMFVKNIVLDGLSSGPVDITCNSWIHAKFDNPIKRIFFSNKSYLPSQTPSGLKRYRDEELGILRGDGTGERKTSDRIYDYDVYNDLGDPDEDEDLARPVLGGPEHPYPRRCRTGRPRTEKDPLSETRTSNVYVPRDEAFSEVKQATFSAKTVYSVLHALIPQVQSTIAGDKPFPHFTAIDVLFNEGVELADANTGTGLASIIPRLVKAISDTGNNILRFETPEFLDRDKFAWFRDAEFGRQTLAGVNPCAIKLVTEWPLKSKLDPEVYGPAESAITKELVEEEIGGFMTVEEAVKQKKLFILDYHDLLMPCVNKVRELKGTTLYGSRTLFFLMPSGTLRPLFIELTRPPVDGKPQWKQVFQQCWDATGVWLWRLAKAHVLAHDSGYHQLISHWLRTHCCTEPYIIATNRQLSAMHPIYRLLHPHLRYTMEINALAREALINANGIIEKAFSPGKYAIELSSIAYDQLWRFDLEALPADLINRGMAVEDPTAPHGLKLIIEDYPYANDGLLIWDAIKEWVTDYVTHYYPEASLVQSDNELQAWWTEIRTVGHGDKKDEPWWPELKTPDDLIGILTTIIWIASGHHAAVNFGQFDFGAYFPNRPTIARTPMPTEDPNEEEKNEFLERPEQFLLNCFPSQSQATIVMAILDVLSTHSPDEEYIGEQIQSYWEKDKIIKSAFERFTGRLKEIEGIIDARNADTELKNRAGAGLVPYELLKPFSEAGVTGKGVPNSISI; this is encoded by the exons ATGTTGAAGCACAGCTTCCACAACTCCCACTCCACTCCCCAAACCCTAGTTCCGACGCACAAGCCTTTCCTCTGCGGCGGAGGCAATGCTGCGGCTCCATTCGCCGTCGCTCAGAAATATTCCGTCTCCACTGAAAAACTGAAGAAAATTCGACTCCGGCGGACCGCCACCTCCAACGGCGTAAAGGCCGCCTTGACCGCCACAGAGAAGGCCACCGACGTTAAAGCGGTGGTCACCGTGCTGCGGACGGTGGGGGGCGTCCTCACCCACCTCGGCTGGGACCGAGGGCTCGACGATATAACCGACTTGCTTGGTAAAACGCTTCTCATCGAGCTTGTTGCTGCGGAGCTCGATCCTA AATCCGGACAGGAGAAACCAACTGTCACGGGGTACGCACGTCGGACTGGGAGTGATGAGAACGAAATCTACTATGAAACTTCCTTTGAGATTCCGGAGGACTTCGGAATGATCGGTGCAGTGCTGGTCGAGAACGAACACCGCAAAGAAATGTTCGTCAAGAACATCGTCCTCGACGGCCTCTCCAGCGGCCCCGTCGACATAACTTGCAACTCGTGGATACATGCAAAATTTGATAACCCTATCAAGAGAATATTCTTCTCAAACAAG TCATACTTGCCATCTCAAACTCCAAGTGGGCTGAAAAGATACAGAGATGAAGAGCTCGGGATTCTTCGTGGAGACGGCACAGGCGAACGCAAGACCTCTGACAGGATATATGATTACGATGTCTACAACGATCTCGGCGATCCCGACGAGGATGAGGATTTGGCGCGCCCCGTTCTCGGCGGCCCCGAGCATCCCTATCCTCGCCGCTGCAGAACTGGCCGGCCCAGAACTGAGAAAG ATCCCTTGTCAGAGACAAGGACCTCAAATGTTTACGTGCCAAGAGACGAGGCATTTTCGGAAGTGAAGCAGGCGACATTCTCAGCAAAAACTGTGTACTCGGTTCTTCATGCATTGATTCCACAAGTGCAGAGTACCATCGCCGGTGACAAGCCATTTCCACACTTCACAGCTATAGACGTTTTGTTCAATGAAGGAGTCGAGCTGGCGGATGCAAACACTGGTACTGGTTTAGCTAGTATTATACCCAGGCTTGTGAAGGCTATCTCTGATACGGGGAACAATATCCTGCGCTTTGAGACTCCTGAATTCCTCGACA GGGATAAGTTTGCTTGGTTTAGGGATGCTGAATTCGGAAGGCAAACTCTAGCAGGTGTCAATCCATGCGCCATCAAATTAGTCACG GAATGGCCACTGAAGAGTAAACTTGACCCTGAGGTGTATGGGCCTGCTGAATCGGCAATCACAAAGGAGCTGGTGGAAGAAGAAATCGGTGGGTTCATGACAGTTGAAGAG GCAGTGAAACAAAAGAAGCTTTTCATTTTAGATTATCATGATTTGTTAATGCCTTGTGTAAACAAGGTAAGAGAGCTCAAGGGGACAACTCTTTATGGATCCCggacattgttttttttaatgccTTCCGGCACATTGAGGCCCTTGTTCATTGAGCTCACCCGACCACCAGTTGACGGGAAGCCCCAGTGGAAGCAGGTGTTCCAGCAATGTTGGGATGCCACTGGTGTCTGGTTGTGGAGGCTGGCGAAAGCTCATGTTCTGGCTCATGACTCTGGTTATCATCAGTTAATCAGTCACTG GTTACGAACTCATTGTTGCACAGAGCCTTACATAATTGCGACGAATAGGCAACTAAGTGCAATGCACCCAATTTACAGACTGTTGCATCCTCATCTACGATACACAATGGAGATCAATGCTTTGGCTCGTGAGGCACTTATTAATGCTAATGGAATCATTGAGAAAGCATTCTCCCCTGGCAAGTACGCCATTGAATTGAGCTCTATTGCCTATGACCAGCTGTGGCGGTTCGACCTAGAGGCGCTACCAGCCGATCTAATCAACAG GGGAATGGCTGTGGAGGACCCAACTGCCCCTCATGGTCTGAAACTAATAATTGAAGACTACCCTTACGCCAATGATGGTTTGCTTATTTGGGATGCTATTAAAGAGTGGGTGACGGACTACGTCACTCACTACTATCCAGAAGCAAGCCTTGTGCAATCAGATAATGAGCTCCAAGCATGGTGGACAGAAATTCGAACAGTGGGACATGGGGATAAGAAGGACGAACCATGGTGGCCAGAGCTAAAAACTCCTGATGACTTGATTGGTATTTTGACAACTATCATTTGGATAGCTTCAGGCCACCATGCTGCTGTAAACTTTGGCCAGTTTGATTTTGGAGCATATTTTCCCAACAGGCCAACCATTGCTCGAACTCCGATGCCAACTGAAGACCCGAACgaagaagagaagaatgaATTCTTGGAGAGACCTGAACAGTTCCTGCTAAACTGCTTCCCATCACAATCTCAAGCAACAATAGTTATGGCCATTCTAGATGTTCTATCCACCCATTCTCCTGATGAGGAGTATATTGGAGAGCAAATCCAGTCATACTGGgagaaagataaaattatcaaaagcGCGTTTGAACGGTTCACCGGACGATTGAAGGAGATCGAAGGAATCATCGATGCTAGAAATGCAGATACAGAGCTGAAGAATAGGGCTGGGGCTGGATTGGTGCCATACGAGCTTCTGAAACCATTTTCTGAAGCTGGTGTGACAGGAAAGGGTGTTCCAAATAGCATCTCCATTTAG